CAAAATGTCGTTAATTAATTCCAGCAAATGTTTGCCACTACGCTCAATGGTTTGCAATGACCGTCTTTGTTTCTCATTGATGACTCCAAACACATGATCTTGCAAACCTTCTGATATACCTAGAATTGCATTTAGTGGGGTGCGTAGTTCGTGGCTGATGGTAGCTAGGAACTCATCTTTCAGGCGGGTGGCACGGGCGAGTTCATGGTTGGATATGGCTAATTTTTCGTTAGCTTGGCGTAGTTCTGATTCGGTCTTTTTGGCCTCGGAAATGTCTCGATGAGTACCAGTCATTCGTAGGGCTTTGTCATCTTCATCTCGAACTACTGCTTTACCATAGTTAGCAATCCATCTATATTCACCTTCTTTAGTTTGGACTCTATAGTCGAGTTTGTAGGGTATGGAGGCATCCTGAAGATGAGCGTGAAGTTTTTCTAACATATAGGGCAAGTCTTCTGGGTGAACCAATCTTTCCCATGTACTGAAATGACTAGGTAATTCTCCCACCTCAAAACCTAACATTCCTAGCCATTGAGGGCTAAGGTAGAGTTCGTTAGTTGTAATATTCCAGTCCCATAAGCCATCACCAGAAGCTTCCAAGGCTAATAGTAGACGTTCTTCACTCAGTCGCATAGCTTCTTGAGCCAGTTCACGCTCCTGTAGTGCGGCTTGCTGTTCGCTGATATCAACAACATAACCAATAATTTCTACAGGTTTCCCTGCTTTGTCTCGCACAACACGATATTCATCTTCTATCCAACGGTAGCTACCATCTTGATGCAGGAAGCGATATTGATAGAGGTGATATTCCTGTTGTTCAATATTTTCTAGTTCGGCAAAAACATTTTTTAAGTCGTCTGGATGGATGCGATTTACCCAGAAATCTGGTTCTGTGAGCCATCGTTCTGGCGTATAGCCGAGAATATGCTGTACATTATCGCTGATAAAGGTAGCGGCGAAGTTATCTGAGATTTGGCAGGTATAAATAACTGCCGGACTAGCTGAAAGGACAAATTCTAAACGCTCTTTAAGACGTTTATTTTCTATTTCTTTGCGTCGGCGATCGCTAACATCAATAATTAATCCATCCCATAAAATATCACCGTTGGGTTGTTTTTCTGGTTGGGACATACATTGTATCCATTTTAGGCAGCCAGATGGAGTAATTAATCTTCCTTCCCAAGACATTGGCTGTAAAGAAATAGCTGAATGAGCCATCGACTTGCGGAATGAGCCGATATCATCTAAGTTAACTAAAGCACATAACACATTTGCATTTTCCATAATTGTGGCAGGCTTTAGTTCAAAAATTTCTGGAGCGCGATCGCTTATATATGTAAATTCATGGGAGCCGTCAGTATGGAGAATATATTGATACATTGCGCCAGGAACATTGGCAGCAATGCGCTCAAACCGCGCTTCGTTTTCGCGTAAAGCGGCTTCTGAGAGTTTACGTACAGTGATATCCCGATCCATGCCGCGATAGCCACAAAATTTTCCATCTACATCAAAAATCGCAACTGCACTTGTTTCTAAAGTAATCAGTCGCCCATCTTTATGAATGTTGATATTTTCTAAGCATTGAAAAGGAGCTTGTTTGGCAACGAATTTCATAAACTCATGCAATACTCTTTGTGCTTCTTCTGGCGGCATTAAATCAAATGGAGTTCTGCCCAAAACTTCTTCAGGGGTATATCCTAAAAGGTTAATGATTTGTGGGCTGGCATAGGTGTAAACTCCAAATTCATCAACCTCCCATACCCAATCACTAGAAGTTTCCACAAGATTGCGGAAGCGTTCCTTACTTTGTTGCAGTTCTAATGTGCGTTGGTTGACTTGTGCCTCTAAAGTCTGATTTTGTTCTGCCAAAATTCGCAACAGGCGATCGCGTTCCTGTTCTGCTTTTTTACGCTCGGTGATATTTTGGGTCATAGTGATGCCTGCAATCACCTTACCCTGCTCATCTTGTACAGGGATATAATGGCTAATGTAGTGGCGATCGCCATAAGGAATCTCCGCAACTACTGATTCTCCCGCCAATGCTTGCCTACACAGAGGGGCGATCTTTGCACATACTTCTGGCGGAAAGATTTCCCAAAGGGTTTTCCCTTCCATTTTTGCCTTGCTCAAACCTACACTAGCAAGTCCAGAACCGCCGGCTAGCAGGTAGCGTAAGTCATCGTCAAACAACACAACCGCACCATTGGGAAAGTTATCTACTAAAGTGCGATATAGTTGTTCACTACGACGCAAAGCATCTTCTGCTTGTTTACGTCTAGTAATATCAGTGATGGTTCCCACATAACCAGTCACTCTGCCTTCTAAATCTTTTTCTGGAACTGATTGCGCAAATACCCAGATTTCTGTCCCATTCGGTTGTACAAGCCGATATTCTAAATTAGAAGTCCGGCCTGTTTGGATACACCAATACCATTCTACCAACACCATATCTCGGTCTTCTGGGTGTATGGCTTTAACCCAGCCATAGCCGACTGCTTCTTGGGGAGTTAATCCAGAAATGTAACACCCATACTCGTTAACATACAAACAATTTCCCTTTAAATCACTGCGGAAAATACCAACGGGGGCTGATGCTGCTAAAGTTGCATAGCGTCGTTCGCTTTCTTGTAGAGCCTGTTCAATTTCTCTGCGTTCGGTAATATCTTCACAACTGACGAGAACGCCAATAATTTCCTTATCAGAGTTGCACAGAGGTATTTTACTGGTGCGTAACCAAATCGTTTGCTTGTCACCTCTTGTCAAAGGTTCTTCAATATTAAATTTAGGTTGACCTGACTCGATAACGATGCGATCGTCTGCTTGATAATGTGCTGCATATTCCCGCCAGGGCATATCAAAATCTGTTTTGCCAATAATTTCTGCTGCCGAAGATAGTCCAGCATTTAATAGCAGTTGGCGGTTACAACCTAAAAATCGATTATTGCAGTCTTTCCAAAAGATTGCCATAGGTAGACTATCCATGACAATCTGCAAGATGATTTGATTATCCTCAAATGCCTTTTCTGCCTGTTGGCTAATGATTTGGTTGTGCTTGGCTGCGGTGATGTCTCGTGCAGCCCAAATCACATTTTCTGATGAAATGGGTACAACATTGGCATGAAACCAAATTTCTTTATTGCCGATTTGTAAGTTATATTCGCACTCTGAGGATTGCTGTGTAGCTAAAGTTTGCCCAATCAAATTGACAAATTTATCTGCGAGGTGAGTAGGTAAAACTTCATGGGCTGTTTTACCAATTAAATCTTCAGGTGGTAAGTAAAGCTCATCTGCACCTGTAGGGGCAACTTTAAGGTAACGGCCTTGTCTATCTACCACCAAAATTACATCAACTATTGCCTTAAACAACCCTTGGAGTTCCGCTTCTGATGCTTTGAGGGCTTCTAGTGCTTGTTGATATTGGCGATCGCTATCTTTTAGTTGTTGTCTTAGACGGCTTTTTTCTAATGTAGAATAAACGGTGTGGCAGAATCTAATACAAGTGAGATTTTCCTTAACTAAATAGTCCGAGACACCACTTTTGATAGCTTGAACAGCTAACCTCTCATCTTTCTGCCCGATTAACAAAATCATCGGCATTTCCCAGCCGTCAAATTGCCATCTCAACTGATTAAGAAATTCCCATCCATCTACATCTAAGAATTGATAGTCCAACAGTATTAAATCTGGTTTGTTTTGAGATAGATATACCAGTGCTTCTAATCCTGTCTCTATCTCCACTACATCATAGCTAGCTAGAGTGTCCTGACTTAAGTAATCGCAGTAGAGTGATCTATCTTCTGGAGCATTGCCCAGAATCACAATTGAGTAATGGGAGATTGGCATTGCCGATGATATGTATTCAATCATACATAAGAGTCATTCAAATTTAACCTAATCCTTAGTTATTCGCCTGCATAATTTCACGTTCAGTTGACAGTTGACAGGTTAAGTTCACTGTCCATTATCCACTCTCTACTCCTTACTCAGCACGCGCTAAACGCGCCGCTACCGCTAACATTACTCAGCACTCTCTACAGAGAGAAGACAAAAAAATTGAATTGCTCAAAAATTATCATGGACTGCTTTTTTGGCTGTTTGATTCCGGTTAATAGGTAAGTGGGTGGAGAATGGATAGCTTTGCAGCAGAGACAACAATTTTATTAGTGGAGGATAGCCCCTCCGATATTCTGCTGATCCAAAGGGCTTTCCGCAAGGTGGGAATTACTAACCCACTACAAATAGTCAATGATGGCGATGCAGCTGTGTTGTATTTATCTGGGGAGAAACCATATAGCGATCGCCATACTTACCCGTTACCAGTCCTAATTTTACTTGATTTGAAACTTCCTCGTCGTTCTGGAGATGAGGTTTTGCTGTGGTTACGTCAACAACCCGGCTTAAAGCGTCTACCTGTGGTGGTATTGACTGCTTCCCGCCAGTCTCTAGACATTAATCGTCTTTACGATTTAGGGGTAAATGCTTATATGGTTAAACCCGTTGCTTTTGATGACTTAGTTGAAATTGTCGAGATTCTAAATCGGCACTGGATTTCTTTGAATGAAAAACCACAGTTAAATTTTGAGTAAATAATTCTATTGGTGAAATGGTATTACGTATTCTTCTAATTGATGATAATCCTCACGATCGCTTGCTAGCAATTCATGCCTTAGAACGAGAGTTTAGTGATTTGCTTATTCAGGAAGTAATTCGTGCTGAAGAATTAGAGCAAGCATTATCAACAGGAGAACTTGACGTAGTAATTACCGATTATCAATTGCGCTGGAATGATGGGATTACGGTTTTGAGAGAATTTAAAAATCGTTATCCTGAGTTACCTGTGATTATGTTTACTAACAGTGGCTCACAGGAAGTTGCAGTGGAGGCGATGAAATCTGGTTTAGATGATTACGTAATTAAATCGCCCACTCATTATATGCGCTTACCTGTAGCTGTGCGCTTGGCAATGGAGCGGACGGCAACTCGCCTCAAAGTTACAGGGTTAGAATTGCGTTTTCAAACTTTACTCGACCAACTTAATGTGGGAGTATATAGGCTCACAGCAGATAATTTTTTATTAGAAGCTAACGGCGCATTTTTGAATTTACTAGGGTTAGAGTCCTTAAAAAAAGTCCCAGAGGATGGAAGTCTGGAACCTTATTTCCGTCCCGGAGACTATGAGGAAGTCTTAAAAACACTCAAACAAAATGGCAATGCCCGCGATCGCGAAGTATTATTACATCGTGTAGATGGCAGTACAATTTGGGTGAGGATTAGTAAAACTTTTACTACTATTGCTGGCAGTCAGGTAATTGATGGCATTATTGAAGATATTACATCGCGCAAATTAGCTCAAAAAGCATTACAAGAGAGCGAAACAAGATTTAGATGGTTGTTTGCATCTAATGTTATTGGCATCGCTTTTTGGAATTTGGATGGCAAAGTTATAGAAGCAAATGATGCTTATCTACAGTTAGTTGGCTATACGCGAGAGGAAATGCAAGCTGGTGCTGTAGACTGGCAAAAAATCACTCCACCTGCAAGCAAACAGATAAATCTGCAAGTGTTGGATGAGTTACGGCAGTTTGGGTTTTCGGCTCCTATTGAGAAGTATTACATACACAAAACAGGTAAACTTGTACCTATCCTGACTGCCTGTGCCTTTCTCGAAGACTCCCAATCTGATGGTATAGCTTTTGTCATCGACCTCACCGAGCGTAAGCAAGCCGAACAAGAACGAGAAGAATTGTTGGAACGGGAAAAAACGGCACGCGCTCAAGCCGAAGCCGCTAACCGCATCAAAGATGAATTTTTGGCGATTTTATCCCATGAATTGCGATCGCCACTCAATCCTATCCTGGGTTGGGCTAAAATTATCACTAGGCAAAACTTGAGCCAAACAAAAATTATTGAAGGCGTAGCAATTATTGAGCGTAATGCTAATTTGTTGGCGCAATTAATTAAAGACTTGTTAGATGTTTCGCAAATTCTCCGGGGTAAACTAACGCTAAATATTTCCCCTGTAGATTTAAAAACTACAATTTCCGCCGCCTTAGAAACCGTGCGGTTAGCAGCAGAAGCCAAATCAATTCAACTTTACAGCGTAGTCGGTTTGAACATAGGTTCGGTTTTGGGAGACATTACCCGCTTACAACAGGTAGTTTGGAATTTGTTAGCAAATGCCGTTAAATTCACACCCAACGGAGGGCGTGTAGAGATACGTCTATCAAAAGTTGGTACATATGCTCAGATTCAAATCAGCGATACAGGTATAGGAATTGCCACAGATTTTCTCCCTTATGTGTTTGACAGTTTCCGCCAAGCCGACAGTAGGAGTACTAGAAACTTTGGTGGCTTGGGGCTAGGTTTAGCTATTGTTAAACATATAGTAGAAATGCACGGTGGTACA
Above is a genomic segment from Nostoc sp. MS1 containing:
- a CDS encoding PAS domain S-box protein — its product is MIEYISSAMPISHYSIVILGNAPEDRSLYCDYLSQDTLASYDVVEIETGLEALVYLSQNKPDLILLDYQFLDVDGWEFLNQLRWQFDGWEMPMILLIGQKDERLAVQAIKSGVSDYLVKENLTCIRFCHTVYSTLEKSRLRQQLKDSDRQYQQALEALKASEAELQGLFKAIVDVILVVDRQGRYLKVAPTGADELYLPPEDLIGKTAHEVLPTHLADKFVNLIGQTLATQQSSECEYNLQIGNKEIWFHANVVPISSENVIWAARDITAAKHNQIISQQAEKAFEDNQIILQIVMDSLPMAIFWKDCNNRFLGCNRQLLLNAGLSSAAEIIGKTDFDMPWREYAAHYQADDRIVIESGQPKFNIEEPLTRGDKQTIWLRTSKIPLCNSDKEIIGVLVSCEDITERREIEQALQESERRYATLAASAPVGIFRSDLKGNCLYVNEYGCYISGLTPQEAVGYGWVKAIHPEDRDMVLVEWYWCIQTGRTSNLEYRLVQPNGTEIWVFAQSVPEKDLEGRVTGYVGTITDITRRKQAEDALRRSEQLYRTLVDNFPNGAVVLFDDDLRYLLAGGSGLASVGLSKAKMEGKTLWEIFPPEVCAKIAPLCRQALAGESVVAEIPYGDRHYISHYIPVQDEQGKVIAGITMTQNITERKKAEQERDRLLRILAEQNQTLEAQVNQRTLELQQSKERFRNLVETSSDWVWEVDEFGVYTYASPQIINLLGYTPEEVLGRTPFDLMPPEEAQRVLHEFMKFVAKQAPFQCLENINIHKDGRLITLETSAVAIFDVDGKFCGYRGMDRDITVRKLSEAALRENEARFERIAANVPGAMYQYILHTDGSHEFTYISDRAPEIFELKPATIMENANVLCALVNLDDIGSFRKSMAHSAISLQPMSWEGRLITPSGCLKWIQCMSQPEKQPNGDILWDGLIIDVSDRRRKEIENKRLKERLEFVLSASPAVIYTCQISDNFAATFISDNVQHILGYTPERWLTEPDFWVNRIHPDDLKNVFAELENIEQQEYHLYQYRFLHQDGSYRWIEDEYRVVRDKAGKPVEIIGYVVDISEQQAALQERELAQEAMRLSEERLLLALEASGDGLWDWNITTNELYLSPQWLGMLGFEVGELPSHFSTWERLVHPEDLPYMLEKLHAHLQDASIPYKLDYRVQTKEGEYRWIANYGKAVVRDEDDKALRMTGTHRDISEAKKTESELRQANEKLAISNHELARATRLKDEFLATISHELRTPLNAILGISEGLQDHVFGVINEKQRRSLQTIERSGKHLLELINDILDLSKIEAGQMELHYAPITINSLCQSSLTFISQLAFQKRIQLEVKIQPHLPDLMLDELRIRQVLINLLNNAVKFTPEGGKVTLKVTHERIITQTQATPLQDVIRFAVIDTGIGIAAENIKKLFQPFIQIDSALNRQYNGTGLGLALVKRIVEMHGGKVGVSSELGVGSCFTVDLPCTGVCEFSPESVNQVLPELNFTVNERVEHSPLILLAEDSEANIFTISGYLETVGYRVILAKNGHEAIALTKAQIPNLILMDIQMPGIDGLEAIKQIRLDKNFANIPIIALTALAMPGDKEKCLAAGANDYLSKPIKLKQLAAVIKKFLAAKQLTVDS
- a CDS encoding response regulator, which translates into the protein MDSFAAETTILLVEDSPSDILLIQRAFRKVGITNPLQIVNDGDAAVLYLSGEKPYSDRHTYPLPVLILLDLKLPRRSGDEVLLWLRQQPGLKRLPVVVLTASRQSLDINRLYDLGVNAYMVKPVAFDDLVEIVEILNRHWISLNEKPQLNFE
- a CDS encoding response regulator, with translation MVLRILLIDDNPHDRLLAIHALEREFSDLLIQEVIRAEELEQALSTGELDVVITDYQLRWNDGITVLREFKNRYPELPVIMFTNSGSQEVAVEAMKSGLDDYVIKSPTHYMRLPVAVRLAMERTATRLKVTGLELRFQTLLDQLNVGVYRLTADNFLLEANGAFLNLLGLESLKKVPEDGSLEPYFRPGDYEEVLKTLKQNGNARDREVLLHRVDGSTIWVRISKTFTTIAGSQVIDGIIEDITSRKLAQKALQESETRFRWLFASNVIGIAFWNLDGKVIEANDAYLQLVGYTREEMQAGAVDWQKITPPASKQINLQVLDELRQFGFSAPIEKYYIHKTGKLVPILTACAFLEDSQSDGIAFVIDLTERKQAEQEREELLEREKTARAQAEAANRIKDEFLAILSHELRSPLNPILGWAKIITRQNLSQTKIIEGVAIIERNANLLAQLIKDLLDVSQILRGKLTLNISPVDLKTTISAALETVRLAAEAKSIQLYSVVGLNIGSVLGDITRLQQVVWNLLANAVKFTPNGGRVEIRLSKVGTYAQIQISDTGIGIATDFLPYVFDSFRQADSRSTRNFGGLGLGLAIVKHIVEMHGGTVTAQSLGEGKGSTFTVKLPLMQVRNQITEDTAQPQNPAELDGVKVLLVDDETDSRELAAFVLQTSGAEVTQAKSALTALQALIESKPDVLVLDIGMPEINGYMLLQQIRSLSPEEGGQIPAIALTAYAGQLDKERAISEGFQAHLSKPVEPTELVEVIARVLGRE